ATGCTTCCAGCGTGGCTGTCTCCTCCAGCAACACGCGCCCGTTAAAGATCAACCGCACTCGACACTCTGCGGAGAGCTCCGCCGAGAAGTGACGCCTGACACACATAACACCTATATAATGTGCTCCTGCAGCTATACGTCCGCTCTCCACGACGGCTACGATAATACTGACCGATGATTGGCCAATCACATATATAAcagacataatattttttaacttattttaccACACAATAAGAACGTAATTTGCTTAAGATGCTACTTGATAAGGAATATTCTTATGAGATAGGTGCTACAATGCTTTCTTCTGCTTCTTTCTATATTTCACTTagtataaagaaaaagtttgCTGGAATGGGGTGAAATACCAAAGGTAGCGCTCGCGCTTGTTATTTttggtataataaataatttatgaactatcttaaaaattagtgactttttttttgtgaaatttgACAAGTCTTTGCTATGACCACAGGGTATTATAGACATaaggtaaaatgttttttgtatatctgtgGTATATTTAGTGCTATGTCACTCTTGATGCCGCCGACATCTGTAGTTAGCAAAATGcagtttttctttacattgAATCATGTTAAAACCGATTTCTAAGAATTTtgcataatataaaacttaccaTTTAAAATCCTTCAAAAGTTCATCGAGGTTTCCTTCGACCTCTTTTAACGTATCattcaaaaactttaatttaataagtatttttcttCTATCCCTTTCAGCAATTATATTATCTGCAGTAGCATTTTCGCTGCCTTCATTCACTGCAGTTGCATTTTCACTAGTTTCATTTTCTGCAGTAACTATTTCACTTGTATCTGTTGCAGTTACATTTTCTGCAGCATCATTCACTGCAGTTACATTTTCATCCTGCGGCAATGATACATTCGTATTTGAACTACTTGATGAATTATCTGCTTCATTTTTCTCAGCAGTATTTGTACTATTACTACctgaaaatcaaatatatataaattatattcatattattgcactaaactaaaaaaaaaaaactatatatgaCATACTGAATCAAATTGTATGACAACATTGTTCAATATAAGTCAAGTTAGGCTAGAGAAGTTCAGAACAGctattcattaataaatactacagcaggaaaaatataacaattctGGGTGATTCATATGTAGAAGTGAAGTATTTTGCTAAAGATGTCAACACTACTAAAGATTataaagtactagcttttacccgcgactccgtccgcgcggaataaaaaaaaatagaaaacggggtaaaaattatcctatgtccttttcctggttctaagctacctgccaccaattttcagtcaaatcgattcagccgttcttgagttataaatagtgtaactgcgtgtcagttttttatatattctttctTAGATATAGATGAGATAGATTCATAGGGAAATCTTCCTAATATCCGATATAATATCTGTGGCCATAGGTAATGTTCATTACTTTACAGTACaagcaattaaatattaagaaatcttgaagactattaaaatatgaaactcaatatatgaaaaaaaaaattaaattaaggaaTATATGACCAAATGAAAGAGTATTTTTTGGCGAGTATaccaatattaataagtatacTTATCATTGTCTGATCTATGACCACAGATAAAAAACAGTCTTgtctaatttgaatttataagctttataataatactataattatgtactgtttgtattaaaaaaaaatttattcaaggTGAGCAAGCAGTAACCtgatttaacttaaataacaaattgacCGCTGTcctatagacatctgcaataaataatacaaacttaCCACCACATTGATTACAAAAGTCAATATCTGTGGTTCCTTCTGCCTCCATTGCACTAATAATGCTATCCATTTCTGCTATCTGAGCATTGCTAGCCGGCTCAGACTCTTCCTGAGTCTCCGTTTCTTGTTCCGTAGTCTCTATAGGCCTTTGTGTATTGTTAGAAGTCGCtgcaaacaataaattaaatttatataagttatcAAAAAGCGCAtacttgaattcgccaaaatggcgaaatcAACATTGCAGGAAATGAACTGGTTACATTTTGAATATGGAATAAAGTATtcctttaacttttaattaggAAACTTATTTCATGCCATTGttgattaaataatcaaagatatttgtaaataattgaacAATCATTAACAAATTACAGATTAGACTATAAATCAAAgtctagatggatggatggatgttgacTCAACGGagcttgatgaaatttggcacagatgtagaacatagtctggatgaacacataggctacttatttccttttttttaaattctgcgcggacaaagtcgcgagcgacagctagttttaatcaaagtttatctatttaactttattttaatattgattataaATCAAAGAGTTTTTAAACTGTAACAATATGACTAATGTAAATTGCATTGCCCATCCATAAAAGCGAAccatatacatttatttggaTTCCCATATAATAAGCCGAACAAAAGCGATTTGATATGATGATAATATTGtgaattattgaatttaaatgattatataGAACATTAGCACACCAAAATATATACACAAAAACTTGCAATATACCTGTGATCAATTAGTTATTTACATGAAATGATTGTATGAATCTTTATATAGAAAAGAGTAGTTACAACCTGGGTTTAGGTTTAGGATATTAAAACACTGGCTTgatgttttatgtaaatattaattaggttaAGTCCATACATAACAAGCGCTCGGTGCTTACGCTAATatgttttcaagtttttttttaatttattttcgctAAACGGCTTTATACATCAATATGTACTGCAAAAGTATAAGTTAATTTAGGACGCCAAgttgttgatataaaaaaatgccagTGTTAAATCCAACACATAAATGTGTGAGtccttcttttttattataatgctGGTTCATATTATGGACGGGCATGGCAATAAGTGCTAGCAATAAAACTTACTTTCAATACTCCTATAGAAATGCAAGCGGTTATTATCGAGCACTGCCATGTCCGCATCTATGATGCTATCCATTTCCAACAGAGGTATAACTCTGGAGAAGCCCCTGCGGGACTCAACCAACGAGCTCCGAGCACTTGATGCTGTATGAATAATGAGCGGCTTTAGTTATGAGTATAATGCAGTTTACACAACTAGTATTTTACCCTTGTTTTAACCTTGTATCAACACTTATGTTTGCTCGGTGagttatttctattaatgttAACAATCTTATCTCACTATTATGTTGATAATGTaatcatacaaaaaatattatttcaatatgtatacaaaaattatatacaaaagatCTTATTTGTGATTTCAATTATTGTGAAGGAGTaacacttaaataaaatgtaacacatGAAAAAAAGGATTTTCCACTTTTTaagatgataaataaaaatctttgatcaaatgattaaaaaacaaagaaatagaatagaataagtaatatacaaacaaacatttaaagtattgatttaaagagaaaataccatgaaaaaaaataacaatacccATAGCTACATATATGTTGCAAacaaggaaaattaaaatgtttgttgtaaaatgaataatgagatattaattgattttaaaaaatggtacaatttttatgattttgtaATACCATAACaccaattaaagaaaataaaaatgtttacatacaAACAGTCCTTGTAGTTCTGCTAGCTCGTGAGTAATTTGTtcctgaaaaaaattattaataaataacctaactttaatttaaaattggatGATCGTGTCATCTGTTGGCTGCATTTTAAAACAgtgattttaatctttttt
Above is a genomic segment from Papilio machaon chromosome 9, ilPapMach1.1, whole genome shotgun sequence containing:
- the LOC106713256 gene encoding transmembrane and ubiquitin-like domain-containing protein 1 isoform X2, which gives rise to MTLIEGVGDEVVQFVISVLLIIVGILAWWSTNARPNRYRPVMMMRTRTDQPIIGAINLRSRTNYSRASRTTRTVSTSNNTQRPIETTEQETETQEESEPASNAQIAEMDSIISAMEAEGTTDIDFCNQCGGSNSTNTAEKNEADNSSSSSNTNVSLPQDENVTAVNDAAENVTATDTSEIVTAENETSENATAVNEGSENATADNIIAERDRRKILIKLKFLNDTLKEVEGNLDELLKDFKWRHFSAELSAECRVRLIFNGRVLLEETATLEACGLHHRAVVHCLVHPKRNTQQRAAGEEGSGAVPELGARPAQAQAHAQAERAWDMENILMTIVSIALTVVWFFRCEYSNMFTASASVALFGLTVFYSVAIFGLYLSDTFHVDRRNSDAPLPPN
- the LOC106713256 gene encoding transmembrane and ubiquitin-like domain-containing protein 1 isoform X1, whose product is MTLIEGVGDEVVQFVISVLLIIVGILAWWSTNARPNRYRPVMMMRTRTDQPIIGAINLRSRTNYSRASRTTRTVSSSARSSLVESRRGFSRVIPLLEMDSIIDADMAVLDNNRLHFYRSIETTSNNTQRPIETTEQETETQEESEPASNAQIAEMDSIISAMEAEGTTDIDFCNQCGGSNSTNTAEKNEADNSSSSSNTNVSLPQDENVTAVNDAAENVTATDTSEIVTAENETSENATAVNEGSENATADNIIAERDRRKILIKLKFLNDTLKEVEGNLDELLKDFKWRHFSAELSAECRVRLIFNGRVLLEETATLEACGLHHRAVVHCLVHPKRNTQQRAAGEEGSGAVPELGARPAQAQAHAQAERAWDMENILMTIVSIALTVVWFFRCEYSNMFTASASVALFGLTVFYSVAIFGLYLSDTFHVDRRNSDAPLPPN